The Halomicrobium zhouii region CCCGCCGACCGACCCGTTGTTCGTCCTCTCGGACCACCACGACTTCTCCGACGGCGAGCGCGCGCTCCTCGACGACGTCGCCGACCGGCGGCTCTCCCTGGGGCCCAAGGCCATCCACGCAGACCACGCCATCGCCGTCGCGCACAACTACCTCGACACCGACGGGTACACCACTTACTGACAGCGCGTCAGCGAACCACAGACTGCGGGCCGTCGTGAATGTATCTAGCGTGGCAGTAAGACGGCCCTAGGCGTCGCCGGCGAACGTTCAGCCGATCATACTAATCCCCATACGGAGCTTTAACGCCGACATGAGGAGAACCGAAGCGTGAACGCCGTCGTCATTCCGACAGGGCACGAGGCCCAGGGGTACGTCTGTGTCAGGTCGCTCTCGGAGCAGGGCGTCCGGACTATCGTCGCCTCGGAGAAGGAGGGGGTTCCGGCGGCGGCGTCTCGGTACTGCGACGAGTCCGTCGACCTGCCGCCGCCGAAAGAGGACCTGCTGGCCTACCGGGACGCCCTGCTCGAACTGGCCGAGCGGGAGACCGTCGAGACGATACTTCCAGTCCGGCCGGAGGACGGCTACGTCCTCTCTCGTTTCCGCGAGTCGTTCGAGGCGCACGTCTCCCTGCCCGTCCCGTCGTTCGACCAGCTACGAACCGTCCACGACCGCCTGCGCCTCGCCGAGGCGGCCGAGGCGGCGGGCGTGCCGGTGCCAGAGACGCGCCGGCTCGCCGACGTCGACGACTGGGGCCCCGAACGCATCGTCAAGTCCCGGTACAACCTCGTCGTCGACGACTACGTCGACCACCTCGACCCGGGCGAGTCCGCCGTCGTCAAGGCGGTCAAACACCTCCAGCCGGGAACCGAACCGGACCCCGACGCGATCCGCGAGGCGTACCGCCACGACCCGATCGTCCAGGCGTTCGTCCCCTACGACGAGGAGTACATGTTCGCCGGGCTGTACGACCACGGCGAGGCGCTGGCCACCTTCCAGCACCACCAGGTCCGGGGCACCTCCTACACCGGCGGCGGCGGCGTCTACCGCCAGTCGACCGACATCCCCGAACTCGACCGCGTCGCCGACGACCTGCTGTCCCACCTGGAGTGGCACGGCCTGGCCTGCATCGAGTACATGCGCGACGAGCGCACCGGCGAGTTCGTCCTCACGGAGATCAACCCCCGGATGTGGCAGTCCCTGCCCTCGACTGTCCGCGCCGGCGTCGACTTCCCCCACTACTACTGGCTCCAGGCGACGGACCGGACCGACGAGATCGACCCGGACTACGAGATCGGCGTCGGGAGCCACCTGCTCCACGGCGAAGTCGGCTACCTCCTGAGCATCCTCACCGACGACTCGCCGCTCGTCCAGCGGCCGTCGCTCGCCGGGACCGCCTGGGAGATAGCGGCCTCCTGCCTCTCGGAGCCCCACTTCGACTACCTCAACCTCGACGACCCCGGGCCCTTCCTCCAGGGCCTCCGGAACAAAGTGAAGTAGCTGGGACGAGGTCGGCTGAGAGTAGCTGTGGACCCGTGGCGAGCGGGTGTCAGTGGCCGATTCACAGTCGGTTGATTGTGCTCTGGCTGTCGATGCTGTGACTGCTGGGCGTGTCTGTGAGTTGCACGGATAGTTCGTCTGAATTGCGCTGGAAGAAGCGACACCGCCAACAGCCAGAAAGCCCTCGGCGCGCTCCGGTCCCGGGGCTTGCTGCGCTCCTCACTTCGTTCCGGTGCCCTCAGCGAAAGCTGAGGACTACGCGAGAGCTACGCTCTCGCGGTCGCTTGCTGCGCCCGGGTTCCCGGACCCCGCCTCGCCCTTTCATTCCGCCAGGCATCGCAGCCCTGCCCTTCCCTTGGTCGCGCGATGAAACGCGCTCCCGGCCGACCGGCGCGCGGTTGCGGGGCGGTCAGGACGCGTGTCGCGCCGCTAGGCGCGACCGGGGAGGGGTGGCGGAGCCAATCGCGAGCGCAGGGAGGCGCCGACCGGAGGGAGGGGCCTCCGAACGAGCGAACGGGGAGCGAAGCGACCCGTGAGCGCGTTTTATCGCGCGAGCGACGGCTGTCCCTGGGGGACTGAAAGGGCGAGGAGCGCTCGACGAAGCACGGCGACGCAAGCACCGAACGAAGTGAGGCGCGCAGCGAGCCGCGCGAGTCGAGCGCGCCGAGGGCTTTCGAGGTAGTGTCGTTTCCAGCCACGTCACCAGTTCGAAACCTACCAAACGAGACCTCTACACACTGTACTAGCCATGAACGAACGACGACTCCTACGACGAAAATCACCTCACGGCCGGTCGTTGAACAGGACGAGGTGCCTGAGAATCGTCCGTTTCTCCAGGCCGCCGCCGAGGGCGCCCGAGAGGACGCCGATGGTGGCGATAAAGCCCGCGATGCGGACGAGTTCGACGACGCCGACGGTCGGGTCCTCCAGGCTGGGCCAGTTCGTCATCAGGTTCGGCGGGAAGACGACGTACTCGATGGTGAGCATGATCCCCCCGACCAGCAGGTAGAGGCCGACCATGGCGAGCACGAGGATGCAGAAGACGGCGACGTTCACCAGCGCGACGTGTT contains the following coding sequences:
- a CDS encoding carboxylate--amine ligase is translated as MNAVVIPTGHEAQGYVCVRSLSEQGVRTIVASEKEGVPAAASRYCDESVDLPPPKEDLLAYRDALLELAERETVETILPVRPEDGYVLSRFRESFEAHVSLPVPSFDQLRTVHDRLRLAEAAEAAGVPVPETRRLADVDDWGPERIVKSRYNLVVDDYVDHLDPGESAVVKAVKHLQPGTEPDPDAIREAYRHDPIVQAFVPYDEEYMFAGLYDHGEALATFQHHQVRGTSYTGGGGVYRQSTDIPELDRVADDLLSHLEWHGLACIEYMRDERTGEFVLTEINPRMWQSLPSTVRAGVDFPHYYWLQATDRTDEIDPDYEIGVGSHLLHGEVGYLLSILTDDSPLVQRPSLAGTAWEIAASCLSEPHFDYLNLDDPGPFLQGLRNKVK